A region of the Bacillota bacterium genome:
GGGAGGAGATACCGGAGGCCGGCTCCCGGTCGCCCCAGGTGCAGGCCAGCCGGCAGATGGAGGCGGCCCTGGAACTGGCCGAGGAATTGGGGAGCGTGGGAGACCTCCAGGAGGCCCTGGACGCCCTCGCCACCGACGACGGCATGCGTACCCTGGTCATGAAGCTGGCCAGTTCCCACCGCTCGGTCTCCCGTTTCCTCGAGCAGCTGGAGCAGCGGGGGTTGGCCCGCCGGGAGGGCTGGAAGGTCACCCTCACTCCGGCGGGGATGGCCCTGCGGCAGCTGGTGCGGGAACGGCGACGCGAAATCGAGCTGGAGTTCCGCAAGCTCCTGCGCCGTATCCCCGCTCCAGCCCCGGCACCGGCCCGCCTCAACCGCCGCCCGGAGGGCCGTCCCGTACAGGGGCGGGGCCCCGCCATGCGACCCGCACCCGTGGAGAGGGGCGAGTGGGCGCGGGAACTGGCGGTTACTGAAACGGTGGTGGAGTCGGTGCGGCGGCAACTCCTGCTCCCGGTCGTGGGGGCCGGCCTTCACGCACCTCACGCGGTGCTGCCACCCGCCGCCTCCCGCCCCCACCCGGGGCCGCCCGGCACGGGGTGCCCCGCGGACGGCCTGCGCGGGGTACCGGGTCGGGAAGGGCGGGGTGAGG
Encoded here:
- a CDS encoding VWA domain-containing protein, with the translated sequence EEIPEAGSRSPQVQASRQMEAALELAEELGSVGDLQEALDALATDDGMRTLVMKLASSHRSVSRFLEQLEQRGLARREGWKVTLTPAGMALRQLVRERRREIELEFRKLLRRIPAPAPAPARLNRRPEGRPVQGRGPAMRPAPVERGEWARELAVTETVVESVRRQLLLPVVGAGLHAPHAVLPPAASRPHPGPPGTGCPADGLRGVPGREGRGEAGGVVLRPEDLRVWRHRPGNPMDICLLIDASASMAGRRLRAAKFLAQHLVLATRDRVAVLVFQERRVETYVPLCRSFSRVEHGLSRIAALGLTPMAEGIVGALDYLRRTRARNPVLLLISDGIPTVPKWTLDPLSDALDAASRIPQARVNFACIGLEPNRAFLEGLCRRANGHLYIVDELDKESLVAIAHAERRRVRGLTA